A genomic segment from Juglans regia cultivar Chandler chromosome 14, Walnut 2.0, whole genome shotgun sequence encodes:
- the LOC108998722 gene encoding protein RETICULATA-RELATED 4, chloroplastic-like → MPKDLRAAVEAGRIPGSVVDRFLELEKAGLFRWLMQFGGFKERLLAEDPFLAMVGIEYCVGMFTMILCSSLFLPLLFLSDHHLQLVLEQLPSSSITALIMHSRLRLPEPHIHFYRD, encoded by the exons ATGCCAAAGGATCTGAGGGCGGCCGTCGAGGCCGGGAGGATCCCGGGATCGGTGGTCGACAGGTTCTTGGAGCTCGAGAAGGCGGGGCTGTTTCGCTGGTTGATGCAGTTCGGCGGCTTCAAGGAGCGCCTTTTAGCCGAAGACCCGTTCCTCGCCATGGTCGGAATCGAGTACTGCGTCGGAATGTTCACCATG ATTCTGTGCTCGTCTCTCTTCCTGCCCCTACTGTTTCTCTCTGACCACCACTTGCAACTAGTGCTGGAACAATTGCCAAGTTCTTCCATAACTGCCCTGATAATGCATTCGAG GTTGCGCTTGCCGGAACCTCATATTCATTTCTACCGAGATTAG